The window TTTGGTCGAATTGATTATTTAGTTAACAATGCTGGATATGGTTTGTTCGGTTCTATCGAAGAAACCAACGAAGCCGATGCACGGGCATTGTTTGAAACGGATTTTTGGGGGCTTAGCGATCTGACCCGTGTTGTTTTACCTGTTATGCGCAAACAAAAAAGCGGACATTTTATCAACGTTTCTTCAATTGGCGGTTTAACAACATTTCCGGCCTTTGGTTATTATCATGCAGTTAAATTTGCAGTAGAAGGATTTAGCCAGTCTCTCGCGCAACAAGTAAATCCGCTAGGAATTAAGGTAACCTTAGTTGAACCCGGCGCTTTTCGTACTGATTGGGCAGGCAATTCAGCAGTTAAAGAAAGTGTTAAAATCAACGACTATCAAAATACTGTCGGTGCCAATATTGCCGCTTCAACAAGAACTGTCGATAGCAAACCAGGGAATCCAGCATTGGCGGCTAAGGCAATAGTCAAAGCTGTTACAGCGGATCCTTCCCCACTGCATTTAGTTTTGGGCAATGATGCACTTGCCAACGCACATACACAAATCGATCAAGAATTAGAAGACCTGGATACTTGGAAAGATCTTTCTCAACATACTGATTTTGGCAGTGAGCCCTTTTGGAAGTAAATAACTTTAAGTTTAATATTTTTCATTATTAGACAGCCATCATTAATCCAATTGATAATTACATGAAAAATAAATAAAAAGATCCGTTCTGATTTCATTGTCAGAACGGATCTTTTATTATTGTTTCGTATCATTAACCAAATCAACGAGACCAATTCGCTTAAGAAAATCAGCTCGATTAATATCAGCTAAATCAGACACTTTTTTAGAACCATCATCTGCAGGATCAACATGAACCCGGTATGGGCGTTGACCAACCGGAGCCTGAACGATTTTAACAATCGCATCGGCGACCAGCTGAGCTGAAGCATCGCTAGGAGCTAGTTCAGCTAGTTTTTCGCTTACCTGATTCATTAAATCAGGATATTTGCTTTCATATTCGGATTCGATTTTTTGATCATCTGGATGACCAGCATGTTGGAAATGATTGGTACCAGAAGTGAATGATCCAGGAACAACAATGGACGTTTCCACCCCAAAGCGCACTAATTCAGCAGCATAGGAAACAGCCAGAGCATCCATACCGGCTTTCGCAGCAAAATACGGTGCAAGATAAGGTGGAGTTCCGCCTTTAACACTCGAGCTTGAAACCCATAGGACTAATCCATGCTGCTGTTTTCTTAAAAGAGGCAGTACTGCGCGATTAACACGCTGTGTTGACAAAACATTCACATCATAAAGCGCCGCCAACTGTTCTGGAGTAAAAGCCTCAGCCGGACCAACTACCATATGCCCGGCGTTATGAATCACGACATCAATATGTTCTTGCTCGGCAATAATAGTTTTGACTGCCTGGTTAACGGAATCCTCATGATTAACGTCCAACTCGATTGGCCTAAGATCAACTTTGTTGTTTTCGGAAAATTCCTGAGCTGCAGAAAC of the Oenococcus sp. UCMA 16435 genome contains:
- a CDS encoding SDR family NAD(P)-dependent oxidoreductase, with translation MSKKVWFITGASRGLGKALAVELLSQNYCVVMTARKSTSLKEFSNNENVLLLDLDVTNQQQVRQAVKKTIDKFGRIDYLVNNAGYGLFGSIEETNEADARALFETDFWGLSDLTRVVLPVMRKQKSGHFINVSSIGGLTTFPAFGYYHAVKFAVEGFSQSLAQQVNPLGIKVTLVEPGAFRTDWAGNSAVKESVKINDYQNTVGANIAASTRTVDSKPGNPALAAKAIVKAVTADPSPLHLVLGNDALANAHTQIDQELEDLDTWKDLSQHTDFGSEPFWK
- a CDS encoding SDR family oxidoreductase, encoding MKQTIVITGASSGFGALSARSLALAGHIVYAGMRETNGRNKAKVSAAQEFSENNKVDLRPIELDVNHEDSVNQAVKTIIAEQEHIDVVIHNAGHMVVGPAEAFTPEQLAALYDVNVLSTQRVNRAVLPLLRKQQHGLVLWVSSSSVKGGTPPYLAPYFAAKAGMDALAVSYAAELVRFGVETSIVVPGSFTSGTNHFQHAGHPDDQKIESEYESKYPDLMNQVSEKLAELAPSDASAQLVADAIVKIVQAPVGQRPYRVHVDPADDGSKKVSDLADINRADFLKRIGLVDLVNDTKQ